In Pedobacter sp. WC2423, the following are encoded in one genomic region:
- a CDS encoding PfkB family carbohydrate kinase has translation MGKVLNFGELLLRICPDAEGNWLKENNLPFFVGGAELNVATALALWEIPSAYLTALPDNSLTEQLVNYVKGLNIDTSAIQYTGERVGLYYLHQGKDLKNAGVIYDRGGSSFATLQTGTINWDVVLKDVSWFHFSAICPAVSLAAAEVCLEALKEASARNITISVDLNYRAKLWKYGKEPVDILPDLVQYCDVVMGNLWAAEKMLGIPVPEGLAEADQKELYLQQSAVSSKEMITRFPKCKVVANTFRFDEKEGVKYYSTLFSEDKLLVSKQYSAKNIINKVGSGDCYMAGLIYGFYQDKPAEEILEFATAAAFSKLFVEGDATTVEAGRVKEKVRNYED, from the coding sequence ATGGGAAAGGTACTGAATTTCGGAGAGCTGTTATTGCGGATTTGTCCGGATGCAGAAGGGAACTGGTTAAAGGAAAATAACCTGCCTTTTTTTGTGGGTGGTGCAGAGTTGAATGTGGCTACGGCGCTGGCTTTGTGGGAGATACCTTCCGCTTATCTGACTGCGTTACCTGATAATTCTTTAACAGAACAATTGGTAAACTATGTGAAGGGCTTAAACATTGACACATCCGCGATTCAATATACTGGTGAGCGGGTAGGTTTATACTATTTGCACCAGGGTAAAGACCTTAAAAATGCAGGGGTGATTTATGACCGCGGTGGTTCTTCGTTCGCAACTTTACAAACAGGAACGATCAACTGGGATGTTGTTTTGAAAGATGTTTCCTGGTTCCATTTTAGTGCGATCTGTCCTGCGGTAAGTTTAGCGGCAGCTGAGGTTTGCCTGGAAGCTTTAAAAGAAGCGTCAGCAAGAAATATCACGATTTCGGTCGATCTCAACTACAGAGCTAAACTCTGGAAGTATGGTAAAGAGCCTGTGGATATTTTACCAGATTTAGTGCAGTACTGCGATGTGGTGATGGGGAATTTATGGGCTGCCGAAAAAATGCTGGGTATCCCTGTCCCTGAAGGCCTGGCAGAGGCAGATCAGAAAGAACTTTATTTACAGCAATCGGCAGTAAGTTCGAAAGAAATGATTACCAGATTTCCTAAGTGTAAGGTCGTTGCCAATACTTTTCGCTTTGATGAAAAAGAAGGAGTAAAGTATTACTCTACTTTATTTTCGGAGGATAAGTTATTGGTGTCAAAGCAATATTCAGCAAAAAATATAATCAATAAGGTAGGGAGCGGAGACTGTTATATGGCGGGTTTGATCTATGGGTTCTACCAGGATAAGCCGGCAGAAGAAATACTGGAATTTGCTACAGCTGCTGCGTTCTCCAAGCTCTTTGTGGAAGGAGATGCGACCACAGTTGAAGCCGGCCGGGTTAAAGAAAAAGTAAGAAATTATGAAGACTAG